The Ziziphus jujuba cultivar Dongzao chromosome 7, ASM3175591v1 genome includes a region encoding these proteins:
- the LOC107432017 gene encoding probable trehalose-phosphate phosphatase J produces MTKQNVLVSEAQSAINMAITVAVSNSSIFTTAAQKPPPAHGGYFSISRNKLLKNLEINNNGGTRTNGWIDSMRASSPTHIKSTPSLTDEQSSWILHHPSALDMFEQIIAASKGKQIVMFLDYDGTLSPIVEDPDRAFMSDAMRKTVKKLARCFPTAIVSGRCRDKVYSFVRLAELYYAGSHGMDIKGPAKGSKYKKGNQGVLFQAASEFLPMIDEVYKQLVEKTMSIPGAKVENNKFCVSVHYRCVEEKKWNELALQVRSVLKEYPKLRLSSGRKVLEIRPTIKWDKGKALEFLLESLGFANCTDVFPVYIGDDKTDEDAFKILRDRGQGFGILVSKFPKDTSASYSLQEPTEVMNFLQKLVEYKRRSLRG; encoded by the exons ATGACGAAACAGAATGTGTTGGTTTCCGAAGCTCAATCAGCAATCAACATGGCGATTACTGTAGCCGTTTCAAACTCTTCGATTTTCACAACGGCGGCTCAGAAACCGCCGCCGGCCCATGGAGGTTACTTCTCCATTTCGAGAAATAAGTTGTTGAAGAACCTCGAGATTAATAATAATGGTGGAACAAGAACCAACGGTTGGATTGACTCAATGAGAGCTTCATCTCCGACCCATATCAAATCCACACCTTCTCTAACCGATGAACAAAGTTCCTGGATT CTTCATCATCCATCAGCTTTGGACATGTTTGAGCAAATTATAGCTGCTTCGAAAGGAAAGCAAATAGTCATGTTTTTGGACTACGACGGCACACTTTCCCCAATAGTTGAAGACCCTGATCGAGCTTTTATGTCTGATGCG ATGAGAAAAACAGTGAAAAAACTCGCTAGATGTTTCCCCACAGCTATAGTGAGTGGAAGGTGCAGAGATAAG gtgTATAGCTTTGTACGATTGGCAGAGCTGTACTATGCCGGAAGCCATGGCATGGACATTAAAGGACCAGCAAAAGGTTCCAAATACAAAAAA GGCAATCAAGGTGTTCTTTTCCAAGCAGCCAGTGAATTTCTTCCAATGATCGATGAG GTTTACAAACAATTAGTTGAGAAAACCATGTCAATCCCAGGAGCTAAAGTTGAGAATAACAAGTTCTGTGTCTCTGTGCATTATCGTTGTGTTGAggaaaag AAATGGAATGAACTGGCTCTTCAAGTTAGATCAGTACTGAAGGAGTATCCAAAGCTTAGACTTAGCTCAGGAAGAAAG GTGTTAGAAATTCGTCCAACAATCAAATGGGACAAAGGGAAAGCTCTTGAATTTTTGTTGGAGTCACTTG GATTCGCCAACTGTACAGATGTTTTTCCCGTTTATATTGGTGATGATAAAACGGATGAAGATGCATTTAAG ATATTAAGAGACAGAGGACAAGGTTTTGGCATTCTTGTGTCTAAATTTCCAAAGGACACCAGCGCATCTTATTCTTTGCAGGAACCTACTGAG GTTATGAACTTTCTGCAAAAATTGGTGGAGTATAAACGACGGTCGTTAAGGGGGTAG
- the LOC107432006 gene encoding NDR1/HIN1-like protein 13 produces MEGRVRPDIGEEPSGDDPPLLSSPPEPPTLPLPLPPHSDGARRSSETYVIQIPKDQVYRVPPPENAQIAERFRNNLPETKGKKSRLSRPMTVVIIVVIVCLVLGMTGLITYLILRPEGPSFSVFKVSLVSNTAKKKHPEYEISLKASNPNKRLGIDYQTNENVTLLFGGKYIAGGRFPQLYQEKNHSITVKLVLVGKEGVLPREIEKSLKETTDESKEPITLCLEMNVNMKMDLGFSKIWRMDSKASCRFKVRSLGAGSKVLSQQCQISSL; encoded by the coding sequence ATGGAGGGGCGGGTCCGCCCTGACATTGGCGAAGAACCTTCAGGTGACGATCCTCCCTTACTATCATCGCCGCCAGAGCCACCTACACTGCCGCTGCCACTACCACCACACTCCGACGGTGCCAGACGTTCAAGTGAGACCTACGTCATCCAAATACCCAAAGACCAAGTTTACAGGGTCCCACCGCCGGAGAACGCCCAAATCGCCGAACGCTTTCGCAACAACCTGCCGGAGACTAAAGGGAAGAAATCCCGTCTGTCTCGGCCGATGACGGTTGTGATAATCGTCGTCATTGTCTGCCTTGTACTTGGAATGACCGGCTTGATAACATACCTTATTTTAAGACCCGAAGGGCCTTCATTTTCTGTCTTCAAGGTCTCCCTTGTCAGCAACACCGCGAAAAAGAAACACCCGGAATATGAGATTTCTTTGAAAGCAAGCAACCCGAATAAAAGACTCGGCATTGACTACCAAACCAACGAGAATGTTACACTTTTGTTTGGAGGAAAATACATTGCTGGTGGAAGATTTCCACAACTATACCAAGAGAAAAACCACTCCATAACGGTGAAACTTGTGTTGGTTGGGAAAGAAGGAGTTTTGCCTCGTGAGATCGAGAAGAGCTTGAAGGAAACTACAGATGAGTCCAAAGAACCTATAACATTGTGTTTGGAAATGAATGTGAATATGAAGATGGATTTGGGGTTTTCTAAGATTTGGAGAATGGACTCCAAAGCAAGTTGCCGTTTCAAGGTGCGTTCGTTAGGTGCAGGTTCAAAAGTACTTTCGCAACAATGTCAAATTTCAAGCCTTTAA